A window from Mangifera indica cultivar Alphonso unplaced genomic scaffold, CATAS_Mindica_2.1 Un_0016, whole genome shotgun sequence encodes these proteins:
- the LOC123205802 gene encoding uncharacterized protein LOC123205802 isoform X1 yields the protein MLNSVLNTACSVSSPLLRLRASYDTQQRLSYNPNAPRKLKSNNANANTDTTKPSTPTVTITTRKDVSVSDLLKRPVQGGAAKLDESYLGYEVWLPNPPKVEKPRSVYNAASLAYIGDCIYELYARRHFMFPPLSIEEYNDRVMAVVCCEAQDALLQKLLDDNFLSAEERDVLRWGKNIISAKTRTKKRAGTAVYNRASSLETLVGYLYLTNVNRLEEVMGKLGFSTGSSTQTILEELNK from the exons ATGCTGAACAGTGTTCTAAATACAGCGTGTTCAGTTTCTTCACCATTACTAAGATTAAGAGCTTCCTATGACACCCAGCAGAGACTTTCTTACAATCCCAACGCCCCAAGAAAACTCAAGAGCAACAACGCTAACGCCAACACTGACACAACTAAACCTTCGACACCAACTGTCACTATAACTACCCGGAAAGACGTCTCAGTTTCTGACCTTCTCAAGCGTCCAGTTCAAG GAGGGGCGGCAAAGTTGGATGAATCTTATTTGGGATATGAGGTGTGGCTGCCAAACCCACCAAAAGTGGAAAAACCTCGGTCGGTATACAATGCAGCTTCACTAGCATATATTGGTGATTGTATATACGAG CTATATGCTCGCAGGCACTTCATGTTTCCTCCCCTGAGTATTGAAGAATATAATGACCGTGTAATGGCAGTGGTATGCTGTGAAGCACAa GATGCGTTGCTTCAGAAACTTCTTGACGATAATTTCTTATCAGCCGAAGAAAG GGATGTTCTTCGCTGGGGAAAGAATATCATCTCAGCCAAAACACGGACCAAAAAAAGAGCCGGTACGGCAGTTTACAACAGAGCATCTTCGCTAGAAACACTA GTTGGTTATCTGTACCTGACAAATGTGAATCGCTTGGAAGAAGTCATGGGAAAGCTGGGATTCTCAACTGGCTCTTCTACACAGACAATCTTAGAGGAACTAAACAAATAA
- the LOC123205802 gene encoding uncharacterized protein LOC123205802 isoform X2, whose amino-acid sequence MLNSVLNTACSVSSPLLRLRASYDTQQRLSYNPNAPRKLKSNNANANTDTTKPSTPTVTITTRKDVSVSDLLKRPVQGGAAKLDESYLGYEVWLPNPPKVEKPRSVYNAASLAYIGDCIYELYARRHFMFPPLSIEEYNDRVMAVDALLQKLLDDNFLSAEERDVLRWGKNIISAKTRTKKRAGTAVYNRASSLETLVGYLYLTNVNRLEEVMGKLGFSTGSSTQTILEELNK is encoded by the exons ATGCTGAACAGTGTTCTAAATACAGCGTGTTCAGTTTCTTCACCATTACTAAGATTAAGAGCTTCCTATGACACCCAGCAGAGACTTTCTTACAATCCCAACGCCCCAAGAAAACTCAAGAGCAACAACGCTAACGCCAACACTGACACAACTAAACCTTCGACACCAACTGTCACTATAACTACCCGGAAAGACGTCTCAGTTTCTGACCTTCTCAAGCGTCCAGTTCAAG GAGGGGCGGCAAAGTTGGATGAATCTTATTTGGGATATGAGGTGTGGCTGCCAAACCCACCAAAAGTGGAAAAACCTCGGTCGGTATACAATGCAGCTTCACTAGCATATATTGGTGATTGTATATACGAG CTATATGCTCGCAGGCACTTCATGTTTCCTCCCCTGAGTATTGAAGAATATAATGACCGTGTAATGGCAGTG GATGCGTTGCTTCAGAAACTTCTTGACGATAATTTCTTATCAGCCGAAGAAAG GGATGTTCTTCGCTGGGGAAAGAATATCATCTCAGCCAAAACACGGACCAAAAAAAGAGCCGGTACGGCAGTTTACAACAGAGCATCTTCGCTAGAAACACTA GTTGGTTATCTGTACCTGACAAATGTGAATCGCTTGGAAGAAGTCATGGGAAAGCTGGGATTCTCAACTGGCTCTTCTACACAGACAATCTTAGAGGAACTAAACAAATAA